In Mercurialis annua linkage group LG5, ddMerAnnu1.2, whole genome shotgun sequence, a single genomic region encodes these proteins:
- the LOC126682366 gene encoding uncharacterized protein LOC126682366 isoform X1 yields the protein MECDIAIANNNPFLPTTSPPPPPVYAPSNGASPSPQRSSKDECFSCKRQGHWAKDCPSKNPKKSTPSSPSSSTPVRCPCGRGNCRVKTSMTQKNPDRDFYSCYSSDCRFFKWCDELSKITSRAPMCPCGVGICSVNGVSTGPNKHRWYFACRIKKGLFLIEIENLMQNHGACEFFQWADSEVNTMIKTPEGESKEYSSLQSRFSAAMNDLDKNDMSSENEESPLVPNSENSLNLPNTTLHSDQVIICNADLVMQEAESNDSMTRNEDQVFQPMDHSQNLFQKVSWKQTSVLGNTVTEGIFPNFDPVRCSENVNIYNNEGRFLLPHRVLSAESDMPTLRASLQDARLSDAVFPEPSRQENHSGIIPDSNVSPKSILKTFGQSLFDILESINPPDSIQMLKVAESTLIAFQRLSIDCGPFAEAVKDYIHNISVLTAIEGSINEGPSYEALIKRHESEKVRFDDVSHLHTEAEAAYSTSENHLQSLQEEVSRVKGILVQLEKQLVACEAETALLKARANEVSEDVAVSKRSMDAAYSEMETASELKRQREYVRDAAGVALETARIWLEEH from the exons ATGGAATGCGATATAGCAATCGCAAACAACAACCCATTTCTTCCGACGACTtcaccaccgccgccaccaGTTTATGCACCCAGTAACGGCGCATCACCGTCGCCGCAGAGAAGCTCGAAAGATGAGTGCTTTAGCTGCAAAAGACAAGGCCACTGGGCTAAAGATTGCCCCAGCAAAAACCCCAAGAAATCAACTCCTTCTTCTCCGTCGTCTTCTACTCCGGTCAGATGCCCGTGTGGCCGTGGCAACTGTCGTGTTAAAACTTCAATGACTCAGAAAAATCCTGACAGGGATTTCTATTCTTGTTATTCTTCT GACTGTAGGTTTTTCAAATGGTGTGATGAGTTAAGTAAAATTACTAGCAGAGCTCCTATGTGTCCCTGTGGTGTTGGGATTTGTAGTGTCAATGGAGTTTCTACCGGCCCTAATAAACACAGATGGTACTTTGCTTGCCGGATTAAAAAG GGTTTGTTCCTCATTGAAATTGAGAATTTGATGCAGAACCATGGGGCTTGTGAGTTTTTCCAGTGGGCAGATTCGGAAGTCAACACTATGATTAAGACACCTGAGGGTGAAAGCAAGGAGTACTCTTCTCTTCAGTCCAGATTCAGTGCTGCAATGAATGACTTGGACAAGAATGATATGAGTTCTGAGAATGAAGAGTCACCGCTAGTGCCGAACTCTGAAAATTCTCTAAATCTCCCAAATACAACTTTACATTCAGACCAAGTTATAATCTGCAATGCAGACCTCGTCATGCAAGAAGCAGAGTCCAATGATTCCATGACACGGAATGAGGATCAGGTTTTCCAGCCAATGGACCATTCACAGAATCTTTTCCAGAAAGTGTCATGGAAGCAAACATCTGTTTTGGGGAATACTGTAACTGAAG GTATTTTCCCCAACTTTGACCCTGTTAGGTGTTCAGAAAATGTAAATATCTACAACAATGAAGGCCGTTTTCTCTTACCACATAGAGTTTTGAGTGCCGAAAGTGACATGCCAACATTGAGAGCTTCTTTGCAGGATGCTCGACTTTCGGATGCTGTATTTCCTGAGCCTTCAAGGCAGGAAAATCATTCTGGGATAATTCCGGACAGCAATGTTTCGCCGAAGTCAATTTTAAAGACATTTGGGCAATCGCTTTTTGATATTTTGGAATCCATAAATCCTCCTGATTCTATACAAATGCTAAAGGTGGCAGAATCCACTCTAATTGCCTTTCAGAGGCTTTCCATTGATTGCGGTCCGTTTGCTGAGGCCGTGAAGGATTACATTCACAATATTTCAGTTTTGACTGCAATTGAAGGGTCTATAAATGAAGGTCCATCATATGAAGCGCTGATCAAGCGTCATGAGAGTGAGAAAGTTAGGTTTGACGATGTTTCTCATCTCCACACCGAGGCAGAAGCTGCATACAGCACTTCAGAGAATCACCTCCAATCACTTCAAGAAGAAGTCTCACGTGTCAAAGGCATACTCGTTCAACTTGAAAAACAGTTGGTTGCATGTGAAGCAGAGACAGCATTGCTCAAGGCTCGTGCTAATGAAGTTTCCGAGGATGTAGCTGTGTCGAAGAGAAGCATGGACGCTGCCTATAGTGAAATGGAAACAGCTTCAGAACTTAAACGGCAGAGAGAGTACGTGCGTGATGCAGCAGGGGTAGCATTGGAGACTGCACGGATCTGGCTGGAAGAACATTGA
- the LOC126682366 gene encoding uncharacterized protein LOC126682366 isoform X2: protein MECDIAIANNNPFLPTTSPPPPPVYAPSNGASPSPQRSSKDECFSCKRQGHWAKDCPSKNPKKSTPSSPSSSTPVRCPCGRGNCRVKTSMTQKNPDRDFYSCYSSDCRFFKWCDELSKITSRAPMCPCGVGICSVNGVSTGPNKHRWYFACRIKKNHGACEFFQWADSEVNTMIKTPEGESKEYSSLQSRFSAAMNDLDKNDMSSENEESPLVPNSENSLNLPNTTLHSDQVIICNADLVMQEAESNDSMTRNEDQVFQPMDHSQNLFQKVSWKQTSVLGNTVTEGIFPNFDPVRCSENVNIYNNEGRFLLPHRVLSAESDMPTLRASLQDARLSDAVFPEPSRQENHSGIIPDSNVSPKSILKTFGQSLFDILESINPPDSIQMLKVAESTLIAFQRLSIDCGPFAEAVKDYIHNISVLTAIEGSINEGPSYEALIKRHESEKVRFDDVSHLHTEAEAAYSTSENHLQSLQEEVSRVKGILVQLEKQLVACEAETALLKARANEVSEDVAVSKRSMDAAYSEMETASELKRQREYVRDAAGVALETARIWLEEH from the exons ATGGAATGCGATATAGCAATCGCAAACAACAACCCATTTCTTCCGACGACTtcaccaccgccgccaccaGTTTATGCACCCAGTAACGGCGCATCACCGTCGCCGCAGAGAAGCTCGAAAGATGAGTGCTTTAGCTGCAAAAGACAAGGCCACTGGGCTAAAGATTGCCCCAGCAAAAACCCCAAGAAATCAACTCCTTCTTCTCCGTCGTCTTCTACTCCGGTCAGATGCCCGTGTGGCCGTGGCAACTGTCGTGTTAAAACTTCAATGACTCAGAAAAATCCTGACAGGGATTTCTATTCTTGTTATTCTTCT GACTGTAGGTTTTTCAAATGGTGTGATGAGTTAAGTAAAATTACTAGCAGAGCTCCTATGTGTCCCTGTGGTGTTGGGATTTGTAGTGTCAATGGAGTTTCTACCGGCCCTAATAAACACAGATGGTACTTTGCTTGCCGGATTAAAAAG AACCATGGGGCTTGTGAGTTTTTCCAGTGGGCAGATTCGGAAGTCAACACTATGATTAAGACACCTGAGGGTGAAAGCAAGGAGTACTCTTCTCTTCAGTCCAGATTCAGTGCTGCAATGAATGACTTGGACAAGAATGATATGAGTTCTGAGAATGAAGAGTCACCGCTAGTGCCGAACTCTGAAAATTCTCTAAATCTCCCAAATACAACTTTACATTCAGACCAAGTTATAATCTGCAATGCAGACCTCGTCATGCAAGAAGCAGAGTCCAATGATTCCATGACACGGAATGAGGATCAGGTTTTCCAGCCAATGGACCATTCACAGAATCTTTTCCAGAAAGTGTCATGGAAGCAAACATCTGTTTTGGGGAATACTGTAACTGAAG GTATTTTCCCCAACTTTGACCCTGTTAGGTGTTCAGAAAATGTAAATATCTACAACAATGAAGGCCGTTTTCTCTTACCACATAGAGTTTTGAGTGCCGAAAGTGACATGCCAACATTGAGAGCTTCTTTGCAGGATGCTCGACTTTCGGATGCTGTATTTCCTGAGCCTTCAAGGCAGGAAAATCATTCTGGGATAATTCCGGACAGCAATGTTTCGCCGAAGTCAATTTTAAAGACATTTGGGCAATCGCTTTTTGATATTTTGGAATCCATAAATCCTCCTGATTCTATACAAATGCTAAAGGTGGCAGAATCCACTCTAATTGCCTTTCAGAGGCTTTCCATTGATTGCGGTCCGTTTGCTGAGGCCGTGAAGGATTACATTCACAATATTTCAGTTTTGACTGCAATTGAAGGGTCTATAAATGAAGGTCCATCATATGAAGCGCTGATCAAGCGTCATGAGAGTGAGAAAGTTAGGTTTGACGATGTTTCTCATCTCCACACCGAGGCAGAAGCTGCATACAGCACTTCAGAGAATCACCTCCAATCACTTCAAGAAGAAGTCTCACGTGTCAAAGGCATACTCGTTCAACTTGAAAAACAGTTGGTTGCATGTGAAGCAGAGACAGCATTGCTCAAGGCTCGTGCTAATGAAGTTTCCGAGGATGTAGCTGTGTCGAAGAGAAGCATGGACGCTGCCTATAGTGAAATGGAAACAGCTTCAGAACTTAAACGGCAGAGAGAGTACGTGCGTGATGCAGCAGGGGTAGCATTGGAGACTGCACGGATCTGGCTGGAAGAACATTGA
- the LOC126682369 gene encoding histidine biosynthesis bifunctional protein hisIE, chloroplastic: MAISSFQSLVFPSKTRVFIPIGGSNARKIIKLPLILASAKKPNADLSLQSKVETLLDSVKWDDKGLAVAIAQNIDTGAILMQGFVNRDALSTTISSRKATFYSRSRSSLWTKGETSNNFINIHDIFLDCDRDSIIYLGKPDGPTCHTGSETCYYTSVDDFLEQKQDEGNRLALTSLYSLESTISQRKAELTVPQEGKPSWTKRLLTDPNLLCSKIREEADELCRTLEENEHSTRTASEMGDVLYHSMVLMALKDVKIEDVLDVLRCRFSQSGIEEKKSR, encoded by the exons ATGGCAATCTCATCGTTTCAATCCCTTGTTTTTCCTTCAAAAACCCGTGTTTTCATCCCAATCGGCGGTTCCAATGccagaaaaataattaaacttccTCTAATTCTCGCTTCTGCCAAAAAACCTAACGCCGATCTCTCCCTCCAATCCAAG GTTGAGACATTATTGGACAGCGTAAAATGGGATGATAAAGGTTTGGCTGTGGCTATAGCTCAAAATATAGACACAGGAGCCATTTTAATGCAAGGCTTTGTGAACAGAGATGCACTGTCCACAACCATTTCCTCTCGAAAGGCAACATTTTACAGTCGTTCGCGATCAAGTTTGTGGACAAAGGGAGAAACCTCGAACAATTTCATCAACATTCATGACATCTTCCTTGATTGTGACAGGGATTCG ATAATTTACCTAGGGAAGCCTGATGGACCTACTTGTCATACAGGGTCCGAAACATGCTATTATACATCAGTTGATGATTTTCTAGAACAGAAACAG GATGAGGGAAATAGGTTGGCATTAACCAGTTTGTATTCATTAGAGTCCACAATTTCTCAGCGCAAAGCAGAATTAACTGTGCCGCAAGAAGGAAAGCCCTCTTGGACCAAGCGACTACTAACTGATCCCAACTTACTGTGCTCGAAAATAAG GGAGGAGGCTGATGAGTTATGCCGAACACTAGAGGAAAATGAGCATAGTACACGTACTGCCTCAGAGATGGGAGATGTGCTTTACCATTCCATGGTCCTGATGGCACTTAAAGATGTAAAGATAGAGGATGTATTAGATGTTCTTCGTTGTAGATTTTCACAGTCGGGTATTGAGGAAAAGAAAAGTCGGTGA